The Athalia rosae chromosome 7, iyAthRosa1.1, whole genome shotgun sequence genome window below encodes:
- the LOC105689632 gene encoding obscurin, producing the protein MWHRQLLICCCLALFSVMIRSQTDSPETTERPSTKVTTTAKRSIPTDAPMLNYIFDAHSTLNKHHHHDHRWGPHFEGESQNLTVQAGATVTLNCRISLLQDKTVSWVRRQPDGEQLSLLTVGQHTYTGDLRYTVEFQYPNNWRLQIKYVNSSDEGQYECQISTHPPKFIQINLHINAPSVQIVDGMGQPLRDKYYEADSTIELLCVVRHIAMQMQYSVVQWLHGNRTLNYDTTRGGISVKTNLMEEGANSTLSIARVGPGDSGNYTCALTTMPDQPAIVHVHVLNGESLAELHHGSAGGRSYVCLPVILGFLIRGLVLR; encoded by the exons ATTCGCCTGAAACTACCGAAAGGCCGTCGACCAAGGTGACGACAACGGCGAAACGTTCGATACCAACCGACGCGCCGatgttgaattatattttcgacGCGCACAGCACACTCAACAAACACCATCATCACGATCACAGATGGGGTCCACATTTTGAGGGGGAGAGTCAAAATCTCACCGTTCAGGCCGGTGCCACCGTCACTCTGAACTGCAGGATTTCACTCCTACAAGACAAAACT GTTTCCTGGGTCCGTCGTCAGCCCGATGGGGAACAATTGAGCCTGCTGACCGTCGGTCAGCATACTTACACGGGCGATCTGAGGTACACGGTCGAATTTCAGTACCCCAACAACTGGAGGCTTCAGATAAAGTACGTGAACAGCAGCGACGAGGGACAGTACGAATGCCAAATAAGCACGCACCCGCCAAAATTCATACAGATCAATTTACACATAAACG cacCGTCGGTACAGATAGTCGACGGTATGGGGCAACCGTTGAGGGACAAATACTACGAAGCTGACAGTACGATCGAACTTTTATGCGTCGTACGTCACATCGCAATGCAGATGCAGTACAGTGTTGTCCAATGGTTGCACGGCAACAGGACCCTGAACTACGACACGACCAGAGGTGGGATCAG cgtAAAAACAAATCTCATGGAGGAGGGCGCCAACTCTACCCTCAGTATAGCGAGGGTCGGACCAGGAGATAGCGGGAATTACACGTGCGCTCTGACCACCATGCCCGATCAACCCGCGATCGTTCACGTCCACGTGCTCAACG GAGAAAGTTTAGCCGAATTGCATCACGGTTCAGCAGGTGGAAGGAGTTACGTATGTCTTCCGGTTATCCTGGGATTTCTTATCAGAGGTTTAGTGTTGAGATGA